Within Triticum dicoccoides isolate Atlit2015 ecotype Zavitan chromosome 1B, WEW_v2.0, whole genome shotgun sequence, the genomic segment TTTGCTTAATCATTCGCCTTCTAAATCTATTAGTTCTACTCCTTATGAATTATGGAAAGGGAGGAAACCTACATTGTTGAACTTGGCAGTGTGGGGATGCAATGCACAGATTAGAGTACCTAGTCAACTAAGAACAAAATTGGAACCTAAGAGTTTTCCAGGAATATTTATTGGATATGCTTCTGGTTCAAATGGCTATAGATTTTATGATCCAGAGAAGAAGAAGTTAATCGAAAGTAGAGACGCCGTTTTTCTAGATCAAGATACACCTCACCGTGCCAAACGTGCGAGAGTGGAATTATCGACAACCCTATTAGATACTAATGTTGAAACTGATTCTAACAATAAGGAAAACCAAATTGATGGCAACATAAATGTTGAGACTCCTATAACTAGGTTACCTAGGAGAAGTGGGAGGAATGTAGCAGCCCCGTCATACCTTGATGATTATTACGTATTTATGGGGGAAGTATACTCTAGAACTTAAAGTTTAGAGGAAGCACCAAAATCTTCTAAACATGCCATGTCTTGTTCAGAATCAAAGTTATGGATGGAAGCCATGCGTGAGGAACTAAACTCCATGGAAAAGAATAAAGTTTTGGAATTGGTTGATCTACCTAATGACCAAAAGGCAATTGGATCATGGATTTTTAAAAGAAAATTGAGTGCTTCTGGTAATGTTGAAAAATATAAAGCTAGGTTGGTTTCTAAAGGGTACACACAAAGGGAAGGTGTTGACTTTGTCGAAACTTTTTCCCCTGTAGCAAAATTTACTTCTATTCGTATTATTGTTGCATTGACTGCTTATTTTGATCTGGaacttcatcaaatggatgttaaaattGCCTTCTTGAATGGTCATCTGGAGGAAGAGATTTATATGTCTCAACCTGATGGTTTTGTTGAAAAGGAAAATCAGGGAAAAGTGTGTAAGCTAAATAGATCTATTTATGGTCTTAGGCAAGCTTCACGGCAATGGAATATCTTGTTTGATGATGCTATCACATCATATGGGTTTTCTATGATGGAGGGAGATCATTGCATTTATTTTAAAATAGTGGGAGGAAATTTTACACTCTTGTCACTGTATGTTGATGATATACTTATTGCTTCTAGTATTAAGGAAATGTTGATAGAAGTTAAAACTTGGTTACTTCTACATTTGAAATGAAAGATATGAGAAATGCTTCATGTGTTCTAGGAGTGGAAATACTTAGAGATTGGAATAAAGGAACTTTGGGTTTATCTCAAAGGAGTTGTCTAAAATCTGTTCTTAACAGTTTCTCTATGGAAAACTGCAAGCCTGCTTTAGTGCCCATGGCTGTAGGAATTAAACTCAGTGAGGGGATGTGTCCTAGCACTCTTGAGGAAAATAAGAGAATGGAGAAGACTCCATGTGCTTCTGCATTGGGATCTTTGATGTATGCCATGTTATTCACATGCCTTGATTTGTGCTATACTGTTCGAGTGTTGAGTAGATATCAAATGAATCCAGGAATTGGGCATTGGAATCAAATTAAACATGATCTTCATTATGTTCAAGAAACACTGGATTATTCACTCTGTTTTCACCAAAAGGATCTACACCTGCAGGGCTATACTGATGCTGATTGGCAGGGTGATCTGGACGACTGGAAGTCTACGTTTGGGTATCTATTTACATTAGCTGGTGGCGCTATATCTTGGAGTGGTAAGAAGCAAGATTCGGTGGTGTTATCTTCCATGGAGGCAGAGTATATTGCTACGCCCGAAGTTGTGAAGGAGGCGGTGTGATTGAAGGAATTTCTTTCGACTTTGAAGTTTGTTGAAAGTGCTAGCAAACCAGTGGTGGTGTATTGTGATAATCAGGTTGCAATAAAGGTTTCCAGATATCCCAAGTTCCACAACAAGATCAAACATATTGAGGGAAGGTATCACTATATACGTGATGTAATTAATAGACTTACGTCTGTCGCTTTAGAGTTTCTACCTAGTACTGATATGGTTCCCGATCCCTTGACTAAGTCACTTAGTCAGGTGGTGTTTGGTAAGCATGTTCAAGCTGTGGGTTTACAAATTGAATGGTCGTTTTGGACAAGTGGGAGATGTTGGGATAATGTGTCCTGCAACTATATTCAAACACTTGCTATCATTAATATTAGTAATACCTCATATGGAATTATACATGTGTTTTGTGCATGGAATTACTCTTGTtggaatgtactccctccgtcccaaaattcttgtctctagatttatctagatacggatatatctaacactaaaacgtgaACAGATACCGATACATCGGTATgttgacaaatctaagacaagaattttgagacggagggagtacttaagtGTTGCATGCTTAAGGAAACCGGTCAATTATCGGTGGAATACAATATGCTTTATATATTGGAAAGACTATCCAGGTACGCTGATAATTGAAGAAGCTAGATCATGTAATTAGATTAGACCCTAATGTTGATCTACATAATTAGAAGAATTTATACTTTATTACGTTTCTCACAAACGCGTGCTTCAAGAACTCGACGGATAGGATCCGCTAACAACAAATTATATCGTGGTTGGTAGTTTGATCTGAACTCTATCCAGAAACTAGTTTAAAGACTAGGAATCTTATAACTGTATAAGAGCCGGACTCTTTGGAAACGCAGTATAAGAAGGTCCCTATCCCCTAGACTCGGATATGCAATTGTGAACGGTACCACATAGCGCAGGCAAGGAGGGTTACGCCCCGTCAAAGATGCAGGAGTACCGATGTTTCCATAAGAGCCAGACGACGAGGGTGACCAACGAAGCGACGCCCTTGCGTAGGCACTCCGGGTCCGGGGAGACCTGCTGGGTGGTGTGCCACCAGCTGGAGATCACCGTATCGACCGTAGGTGCCATGACAGGCAGTAGCGCAGTAGGCACCAGCTCAAGGTTTCATGCGAGATAGTGCGGGAGAAAACGCAGCCCACGAGTAAATGATGGATCATTTCGAATTCCAAGTCTAAGTCTACTGGGATTTAGCAAAAAAATGATGGTCCCTCTTAACCAGCGAATATCAGATCGAAAGCATGACAATTGTGCACGATTTGCATGACAATTTATGTTGGCCAACGATAGCAAATTTAGTTGGCAAGCATAGCAAACTCGTCTCAGATTATTTTTCTGCGAGGATTTATCATGCTTGCAAAGTAAAATTGCGAGACGATATGAATTACCAAAAATCATTCGATTTGCCATCCCCCAGCGAGCATTATAATTCAGGTAATGTGAGTTATTCATATTTTACTGTTTTGATTGCTCATTCAAAATCCAAGGGAAAACCTCAACTTCCTAAATTGTGGCCGACCGAGACCAGGCAAGGCCGAAGAAAGAATATTAGGAGTAGAGCAAAGGGAGGAAGCAAACAAAAGTGATGTTCTAATCCTGAGCTCATACGAGCTCGGTTGAACAGTAAAAtcaagaaaaaaaatcattttttgtcgAATGAGACATTGATAAATGATTTAATAGCTTACAAAATTTCAACACCAGATGACATCGGTGAAAAATCTGGCAAAAAACAAAATCAATGACATTCATGAAACgttgattttttttatttatttattttactgttcacctgAGCTTACGAGCTCGGGATCAGAACACCGGAAGCAAACACGTTTAAGACTAGACTAGAAGACTTGGATTCTTGCATCCGGTGACCGGTGAAGCATGACGGTGTTGATTGATTTTCTACTCGCGTCTGTTGACCGGTGGTACCCCGCGCCGTCTCCCTCCCGGAAAGATCTTCATTCCTTCCGCGCCGAAAACGACGGCGAGCCACCCCGAGACCGCGTCAGCCCGCTGCCCCCCACCCGCACGTCACTCCGCCCAAGCGTCCCGGCCGGCGCCTTGACTCCACGCCCGCCGTCGCCATCGCCCCCGCAGCTGTTGCTCGCTCGCTCCCACTCCCACACAAGAACGACACGACGACCGCCCTGCCCAGACACCGACGCCAcggtctctctctccctcctctctgaCCCCTTCTCTCCGCACCGGCTTATAATGCGCGCTCGGTGGAGCCGAGGAGCTTAACTGGCCTCTGGCGGAGTGGAGCGGGGATGATGATGGACCTGGGCGCCGCGCGCGCGACGCCGCCGTCGGCGCAGGAGGCGGCCGAGGCCGCCGTGCGCGCGGTCGGCTGCGGCTACGACCTCGCCGACGACCTGCGCCTCTTCCGCGCCAAGGACCGGCTGCTCGACctcggcggcgggggcggcaagCGGGACCTGTGCCTGCCGGGCGGGGCCGTGGTGGCCGGCGCGCCCGCGGGGGTCGTCGCCGACAAGGGCGAGCGCGCGCGGTTCCGCTCCGACGTGCTCTCCTTCGCGCAGATGGCGGAGCACGTGAACCAGTCGCTGTCGCTCACGGGCAAGATCCCCTCGGGCCCCTTCAACGCCATGTTCGACTACCGCGGCTGCTGGCACCGGGACGCCGCCGCCACGCGCAGCCTCTGCTTCGACGCCCGCCTCGTCGAGCTCTACGCCGTCGAGGCCCCCCGCGGCGCGCGCCTCGCCCTCCGCGGCCACGTCGCCCGCGACGTCCCGACCTCCTGGGACCCCCCGGCGCTCGCCGCCTTCATCGACACGCACGGCACCCACGTCGTCGTCGGGGTCCGGATGGGGGGCAAGGACGTCGTCTGCGTCAAGCAGCTCAGGGGCTCCGCCCTCGAGCCGCGCGACGTGCAGGCCCGCCTCAAGAAGCTCGCCGACGCCACCTTCTCCCAGTCCCAGTCGCAGGACCGACGGCAGAGCTCCGCCGGCGCCAAGGGCCGCGGGTCGTCGTCGCGGAGACCTCCCGGCCCCGGCTCCGCTGCCTGGCGCGCCTTCAGGTCGCCGGTCATCCACAACAAGGACGATGTCGTCGGCATCCACGTCAGGCGAGGCGGCGTCGACGACGGGCAGggccacgacgagtggctcgccaccgtcgccgcctcgccggacgTCATCTCCATGGCCTTCGTGCCCATCACCTCCCTGCTCACCGGCGTCCCCGGCCGCGGCTTCCTCAACCACGCCGTCAATCTCTACCTCAGATGTACGATAATATCTTCTCAACTCAACCCGTGTCTGTGTGTCTGACTCTGACCATCTAACCATTAATTTGTTTGGCTGTGGGATCATCAGACAAGCCGCCCATAGAGGAGCTGGAGCAGTTCCTGGAGTTCCAGGTGCCGCGGCAGTGGGCGCCGGAGTTCGGCGAGCTGCCGCTGGCTCTCGGcccgcagaggaagaagaagaaggacagcCTGCCGTCGCTCCAGTTCACGCTCATGGGGCCCAAGCTCCGGGTCAACACGGCCAAGGTGGACTCCGGGGGGCGGCCGGTGACGGGCATCCGGCTGTTCCTGGAGGGCAAGAAGAACAGCCGGCTGGGCGTGCACCTGCAGCACCTGTCGGCGACGCCGCGCGCGGTCCCCATCGTCGTCGGCGAGGCGGTCACCACCGCCGCCGGGGACGCCGTGAACGAGCGCGCCTACTTCGAGCCCGTGAGGTCGTCGCTGCTGACGCACGCGTGCACGGCGCCGGTGCAGCACGCCGGCGCGCGCATCGACGACTGCGCGGCCGTGGTGACCGCGGCCTGGCTGGAGGTGCGCGAGGCGTGCCTCAAGAAGGTGCTGTTCCTACGTCTCGGCTTCTCCGGCGTGGCGCGGACCAAGATACGGCGGTCGGAGTGGGACGGCCCGCTGGCCACGACCCGCAAGTCGGGCTCGCTGTCGGCGATGCTCAGCGCGGCGCTGTCGggcaccgccgccgccgtgccgccgcAGGGGGAGCCGATGGAGGGGAAGGTGGAGGTGAACTCGGCCGTGTTCCCCAAGGGCCCGCCGGTGCCGCTGCCCGTGCAGAAGATGGCGAAGTACATCGACACGACGGAGGTGACGAGGGGCCCCGACGACCTGCCGGGGTACTGGGTGGTCACCGGCGCCAAGCTCTGCGTGGAAGGCGGCAAGGTGGCGCTCAAGGCCAAGTACTCGCTGCTCATCTCGGCGCCGGAGGACGACGAGGTTTGAATCAGCTGTGCATATCGTGTACAGACTACAGAGTGCGCACACACATCAAGAGGTGGTACAGACTGTAGATTAGAGAGTGCTTGTCAATTCTTGTAAATCAGGACCAGTTAGCTGTGAGATGTTGAAATTTgtcaaaaatagaaaatagaaactacACATTTTAAGCATATTGCCTTGCTGAAGATGGAATGGCATGAAGCAGCATCCACCGATTTTGTATCACAAAACCCGACAGAACTGAAGCTCTGAtatcatcatcatcctcgtcacACAAGTTCAGGTAAGAACATACACAGTTGCATCTAATGTACATGCATAAAGCACAGAGGGTGCTCGGGTTCTCGGCCGAAGAGCTCGAAAGGCCACCTTAAAACCTCTCCATGGTACCGACCACCGGCTGTGCCTCCACACGCGGCCTCTTCTCGGAAAGATAGGGACCCCTTCTGACCGCCTCATTCAGCTGCACCAAGAGGCATTTGTTTCCTCGGTCAACAGTCGCGCTTCAAACGACGAGAACCAGCGGATACAAGAACCGGGGACATACCTTTCCAATGAGTTCAGAAAGGCTCGGTTCATGAAGAAGGTGCGACGATGACAAGGCCTTGTTGATTGCCACACAGCAAGCGTACCGTGCCTCCATGCCTATGATAGTATAACGAACCAATGTCATCATCAGAACAGTTGGTTCAGTAAACAGAATATTGCATAGTTCATGACTGGATTAGCAACAAAGAACAGCTCCAGCGTATTGCCAAGAGCCAATGATGCTACGAGATCAGAAGGCAGTTAGACATTTGGATCGAGGGAAGTTAAGCGGGCACATTATGTGTAAGCATTATGTCACCGACAACGAACTCCAAATCAGTTATGATAGATGGTATTCAAATGCTAAAAGGAACATTGCAGCAGTGAAAACATCTTCTTTGAAGTGACAGATGTATGCTTTTATAAGGAATGACATGCCCATACTTACTGCATTTAgtggtagaagtactactaagtccTTACCAAGTTTTGTTGTCTCCATTTTTGGATCCGTAACAATTCCGATTATCTCTGGCTTTGAGCAAACTTCCCTTAGGCACCATTCTCGGACAACCAGTCCTGACAGTACTCTATAACCCTGCAAACATTCAATGCGATGCAATCAGTATAATGAGTATAGTCAATGTGATCACTCAAACAAGACATAACTCAGCAACAGATGAAAAGAATATATCAGCAACAAGTAGACTTTAACAAGCAAGAATTGCTTACAGCAATCCGAACGTCTGGATCTTGTTGTAGAATTGATAGAAGAAGAGCCTGCCAAAAAGTTAAAAGAAAATCGCTATAAAGGCTAATTATAACATTAAGTGAGAAAGATAAAACTAGAGAAATTGTGTTGCTCTAACTGAAGGAGTTAATTTTGGACTGTTTGATGCGGCACTGTAGACTAAGCGCTTCAGGCACTCTTCTGCTTGATGATCATCCAGTTTCATCTGGTCTTCTTGTCGATCAACACCACATATGCTTCCAAAGGCATGTAAAGCGGCCTGAAAGTTTCACAGCGTTCTTAAGAGGAATAGTTTCTGGAGACTTTTCCAATGACTAACAGGGTTAGTAGTAGACAAACTTACCAGCTGTTTACCCCTGCcctgcctatcaaaggacatttctACCACATGTCTGGCAATATTTGGTGGATCAGAGAGCAACAAGCATGCTCCTTCAGTTGCTATTTCACCAACGGAGCCAGAGAAACAAAGAGTAAGTCAGATAGTGAAATGAAGTATTATGGTTAATGAGACCACTCCCAAACAGATGCAGGTTTCAGTACAACAGAAAGTTATAAGAAAGAAATCGAAACATAACTTACTTGTACCAATTAGTCCTAAGGTCTCCAATGCGCTCTCAATTTCATCAGTATTTTGACCTTCCTCCGTCCTCAATATTTTGTCTATGGCCAAGAGCAGATTCGTAACACCTAACATGGAGAAATCTTGATTAACATATCAATCTAGTACCCTTGTTTTTACAGAATCCCACCAAAGATACCCTCACGCTAACTATACCTAGATGCATATAAATGTTCTGTTTTAAGGTCCCAGCAACAACCCAACAAATGGGTTATCAGTATTTATCAGAATTTAGCATAAAAGTTGAGTTCCCAATCATTTTTTTAATGAAGAAGCTGTTCTTGAATTATTAATGTAGGAATACACTTCCATCTAGCAGAGAATGCTATGCAGAGAGAAAATGTAGAGGAGAACGTGCTAGAAATCAGAATTTAGCATAGAAGCTGTGTTCAAAATCATGTTTTTCTTTGGTTAAGGGGCTGTTTTTGAATTATTAATGTCGGAATACACTTCCATTTAGCAGAGAATGATACGCAGAGAGGAGAACGCACTAGAAATCAGAATAGCATAGAAGCTATGTTCAGAATCAAGTTTTTTCTAGTGAAGGGGCTGTTCTTGAATTATTAAAGTAGCAACACATTTCCCTTTAGCAGAGTACGATAGGAAGAACCGAAGTGTAGAGGAGAACACACTGTAGAACATATAATGATCAATAATGCACACAATTAAAAAGATCAACAATATAAGTGAAAATATTTAGCAGGGCCGATAGACTGAAGGTGTAGTAGCTGCAAGACAAATCATGCTTACAAGATTTTTCTATAGTCATAAAAGCATCAGCTGAAGAAAGAAGCCTCCCACTGATCAATGATGCCCTTGACCGTACAATAGAATCAGCTGAGGGATCGCTACACAAGGACCAAAGATAAACAACATAAATTGGCTGAAAAACACAAAAGGAAAAGCACAAATATGGACTTATGGAGGCAAGAGCTGAGTACTTTATCACATCAGTTATGTGTTGAAGCAAACTGGTCTTTAACAAGAACATATTGCTGTGAGGGTGCTCCGCAAGCTGCAAAACAAGTAAAGACATAATTAGCTAAAATGTAGAGTTTATctcagaaattctatgatcttgcaTTCTTAGATCTCTATGATCAACAATTacataacaaaaactttgtgatcaTTATGTATTTAATGTCATTTGATAAGTAATGAAATTCGTTTACATAGCATGAGATGAACAACAAATACTAGTGTGAGTTGAGGCAAATGAAGAGACAAAGAAAAAAGCGCAAAATATTTGGTTTCAAAGGTATAATATAATAAAAAGATCTCCCAACAAACATAGATGGCTGAGGCTGATTGTGGACTCAGGGTCAGTTTGGTTTGCATCCACACCATATATGCCTGGCCTGGATAGTGCCTGGAGTTGGCCTCGTAGTTGTTTGGTTTCTGCCTGGGAGAGAAAATACTTGCCTGGCCTGGTTATGTGATTAGCCTggtgaaaataaaaaaataaaagaaaatgcccAGGCAGAGTGATTAGCCTGGTCCAGGCGTCCGGTTTCGTTCACCTGGACGGGTCGCAGCCTTGCCTGGCACTAATAAAGGACACAAGAGGTACAATCCACTGTTTAAAAAAGGTTTTCTAATCACAAAAGGACAAAGCAGCAGGCTCGGGTAGAAACCAAACACGTCCCTGTGTGGCTAGCCTGGGCAGGCAGAAGACTTCAACTTTCCAGGCCCATGCCAGGCACCAAAAAATTTCAGGCAGGGATCCCAGGGTGCAAACCAAACTGACCCTCAAAGTGGCACAAAGTTAGACCGCCTCCATTTGAAGAAATTGCACAATCTTCGAAAATCCCTCCTAACAAACATAGATTGAAGAGGCTTTTGATAGTGGACTTGAAGTGGCAAAGAATTACTGCCTTTACCTGTAGTAGCTGGTTTGTCAAGCTTGGCTTGTTTAGGGTTTCTTTCTATTTTCCTTCTCTTAATTATGTTTTGTTTAGGGTTTCTCTCTTATTTTCCTTCTCTTGATTATGTTCTGTTTTTGTCTTAATCAATATAATTATGCAGCAGAAATGGAGAATCCACCCCATTCTTACAGAAACCAGGCTAACAGATAAATGCATCCTTCTCTCAGGAAAAGATGGATGCAGGTGATAACAAGGGAAACCTGAGAAGGCAATCCAAGTAAGACATATAGTATTACCTCATAGAGGACCTCTAGTGCACTCAGGGTCTTGAGCATATCTTTTCTATCTTTTATCTCATCCTCAAATAAGCTGAGAAGGTTTGAGTCACGAATTGCAGTAGCAGTACAACTTGATGCAGCAAAGAGCTTAGCTATCAAAG encodes:
- the LOC119349473 gene encoding MACPF domain-containing protein NSL1-like, with product MMMDLGAARATPPSAQEAAEAAVRAVGCGYDLADDLRLFRAKDRLLDLGGGGGKRDLCLPGGAVVAGAPAGVVADKGERARFRSDVLSFAQMAEHVNQSLSLTGKIPSGPFNAMFDYRGCWHRDAAATRSLCFDARLVELYAVEAPRGARLALRGHVARDVPTSWDPPALAAFIDTHGTHVVVGVRMGGKDVVCVKQLRGSALEPRDVQARLKKLADATFSQSQSQDRRQSSAGAKGRGSSSRRPPGPGSAAWRAFRSPVIHNKDDVVGIHVRRGGVDDGQGHDEWLATVAASPDVISMAFVPITSLLTGVPGRGFLNHAVNLYLRYKPPIEELEQFLEFQVPRQWAPEFGELPLALGPQRKKKKDSLPSLQFTLMGPKLRVNTAKVDSGGRPVTGIRLFLEGKKNSRLGVHLQHLSATPRAVPIVVGEAVTTAAGDAVNERAYFEPVRSSLLTHACTAPVQHAGARIDDCAAVVTAAWLEVREACLKKVLFLRLGFSGVARTKIRRSEWDGPLATTRKSGSLSAMLSAALSGTAAAVPPQGEPMEGKVEVNSAVFPKGPPVPLPVQKMAKYIDTTEVTRGPDDLPGYWVVTGAKLCVEGGKVALKAKYSLLISAPEDDEV
- the LOC119349476 gene encoding uncharacterized protein LOC119349476, producing MDPAAEMDAGELDALLRAAADFASYPGTHGEDTVRQFLEQFPLPKLLGVLQSQADVPETVETVAACLDKVFSSRYGASLLPSYGEFIQAGLLTNSNSIRQLACKAVVHLLDKAGDIAVAVDTFVQHNLYPLLINCLIEGDEEISAIVLDAIKRLAEIPTGTDIIFPPDGQGLQLNKVAAQSSSMARIRILSLIAKLFAASSCTATAIRDSNLLSLFEDEIKDRKDMLKTLSALEVLYELAEHPHSNMFLLKTSLLQHITDVINDPSADSIVRSRASLISGRLLSSADAFMTIEKSCVTNLLLAIDKILRTEEGQNTDEIESALETLGLIGTTTEGACLLLSDPPNIARHVVEMSFDRQGRGKQLAALHAFGSICGVDRQEDQMKLDDHQAEECLKRLVYSAASNSPKLTPSALLLSILQQDPDVRIAGYRVLSGLVVREWCLREVCSKPEIIGIVTDPKMETTKLGMEARYACCVAINKALSSSHLLHEPSLSELIGKLNEAVRRGPYLSEKRPRVEAQPVVGTMERF